Proteins encoded together in one Chryseobacterium taklimakanense window:
- a CDS encoding NAD-dependent epimerase/dehydratase family protein — protein sequence MIIGNGLIASLFKEHDREDVIFFASGVSNSLERDPAQFAREEHLIRKTIAENPGKIFVYFSTCSIYDSSKTGSDYVLHKLKMEQIIKNSTEKYLILRVSNAVGNGGNPNLLMNYLVRSVKSGETVNVHTKATRNLIDAEDVKNLTFSLLENGHLNRIVNIAYPQNYSVIEILEIMERFFSLKLNLNLIKEGSGYEISIPNAEEYFRRNQLMNKEVYLCRILEKYY from the coding sequence ATGATCATCGGAAACGGCCTCATTGCCTCGCTTTTTAAGGAACATGACAGAGAAGATGTGATTTTCTTCGCTTCCGGCGTTTCCAATTCGCTGGAGAGAGATCCGGCGCAGTTTGCCCGCGAGGAACACCTTATCCGGAAAACCATTGCGGAAAATCCCGGAAAAATCTTCGTCTATTTCTCCACCTGCAGCATCTACGATTCCTCGAAAACGGGAAGCGATTATGTGCTGCACAAACTGAAAATGGAGCAGATCATCAAAAACAGCACGGAAAAATACCTGATCCTGCGCGTGAGCAATGCCGTTGGCAACGGCGGAAATCCGAATCTTCTGATGAACTATCTGGTGCGTTCCGTAAAATCCGGTGAAACCGTCAATGTTCACACCAAAGCTACGCGAAACCTTATCGATGCAGAAGATGTGAAAAACCTCACTTTCAGTCTGCTTGAAAATGGTCATCTGAACCGCATCGTGAACATCGCGTATCCACAGAATTATTCGGTTATTGAAATTCTGGAGATCATGGAGCGGTTCTTCAGTCTTAAGCTTAATCTCAACCTGATCAAAGAAGGCTCCGGCTACGAAATCAGTATTCCCAATGCTGAAGAATATTTCCGCAG